From one Solanum stenotomum isolate F172 chromosome 12, ASM1918654v1, whole genome shotgun sequence genomic stretch:
- the LOC125848723 gene encoding WUSCHEL-related homeobox 8, giving the protein MDWEKQQQQQPPVSAPQQTAEELNGAVSSGMFVKVMTDEQMEVLRKQIAVYATICEQLVDLHKSMASQHDLAGARLGNLYCDPLVTSAGHKITGRQRWTPTPMQLQILERIFEQGNGTPTKQKIKDITSELSQHGQISETNVYNWFQNRRARSKRKQQVAATNTTESEVETEVESPNEKKTKPEDLQSSHMPTSMTEDLGYENPDASSGMHSLDPRTSKPEPMFPSDGSSKPAASYGQMSFYGMPNPRMDQLMGKMEVPGSYHPYLHADDYNMTG; this is encoded by the exons ATGGATTGGGAAaaacagcagcagcagcagccaCCGGTGTCGGCGCCGCAGCAGACGGCGGAGGAATTGAACGGAGCAGTTAGTAGTGGGATGTTTGTGAAAGTGATGACGGATGAGCAAATGGAAGTTTTAAGGAAGCAAATCGCTGTTTATGCTACTATTTGTGAACAACTTGTTGATTTGCATAAATCCATGGCTTCACAACACGATCTTGCTG GAGCCAGGCTGGGAAATTTGTACTGCGATCCACTGGTGACATCCGCTGGCCATAAAATCACTGGTAGACAACGCTGGACTCCAACGCCTATGCAACTTCAGATTCTTGAGCGCATATTTGAACAAGGCAATGGAACTCCAACCAAACAGAAGATCAAAGATATAACTTCTGAATTATCTCAACATGGCCAAATTTCTGAAACAAATGTGTATAATTGGTTTCAAAATAGGCGTGCTCGATCAAAAAGGAAGCAACAGGTTGCAGCAACAAACACCACTGAATCAGAGGTGGAGACAGAGGTTGAGTCGCCCaatgaaaagaaaacaaagcCAGAGGATCTGCAGTCTTCTCACATGCCTACTTCAATGACTGAAGATCTTGGCTATGAGAACCCTGACGCGAGCTCTGGCATGCATTCACTAGATCCACGAACCAGTAAACCCGAGCCTATGTTTCCATCAGACGGTAGTTCAAAACCTGCTGCAAGTTATGGCCAAATGTCCTTCTATGGAATGCCTAATCCAA GAATGGACCAGCTAATGGGAAAGATGGAAGTGCCAGGGAGCTATCATCCATATCTACATGCAGACGACTACAACATGACCGGCTAA